One genomic region from Longimicrobium sp. encodes:
- a CDS encoding ABC transporter permease: MTNRLAARMRSLRFSGLDFKVGLRMLARYPGLTLVGTVAIAVAIALGTLYFEALNKWQNPRLPVRDAGRVISIRNWDVSALATESRSLHDFAIWREQVGTVDHLGAAIAFVRNLATEDRRVEPVRGAEITASAFRLLGTAPVLGRTLTEQDEQPAAPPVAVIGHALWKTRFAGDPGVVGRTVKLGTATATIVGVMPEGFGFPVSQRIWTPLRVDGSTLAPRTGPAVSIFGRLAPGASLDDARAELGVIGARMSASHPETHRHLRPRVTTYARPLTEGGPGLMIRNVLYLVNGIFLTLLAIVCTNVATLVFARTATRGWEIAVRTALGASRGRVVTQLFIEALVLAAVGATLGLVVAKLALRWGLGLLAGSEGMPYWIDDGLSWRTVLYAALLTVFGAAIVGVLPALRVTKVNVQDALRSEGAARSGLRFGGFWTTVIVAQVAITVALLPLAAGGVFESNRFRQRAEGIGAERYLTASVDMDREDYGADSAAFAARARLSFDELERRLGAEPGVERVAFADRLPVEDQFKYQIEVDTAAGAPAAGLRTSTLVHVSRGFFAAFGTSVAAGRDFEPLDFETGRVMIVNESFARHVLGGRNPVGQRVRIVGGEDDSVAGEDWYEVVGMVRDFGWQLPRPPEQSAMYRPRLPAPGAGMSLAVRLRDPESFAARLRTVAAEVDPMIRLTDVQPLARVGGGEAASNWALTSVAWLIGFVVLLLSATGIHSLMSFTVARRTREIGIRAALGASPGRIVAGIFSRAFLQIGAGLLVGSGLAALAGLGSTRQVLLLLAADGIMLVVGLTACAVPLRRALRIDPTEALRAEG; this comes from the coding sequence ATGACGAACAGACTCGCCGCCCGCATGCGCTCGCTCCGTTTCTCCGGGCTGGACTTCAAGGTCGGGCTCCGCATGCTGGCGCGGTATCCGGGCCTCACCCTGGTCGGCACGGTGGCGATCGCGGTGGCCATCGCGCTGGGCACGCTCTACTTCGAAGCGCTGAACAAGTGGCAGAACCCGCGGCTGCCGGTCCGGGACGCCGGCCGCGTGATCTCGATCCGCAACTGGGACGTGAGCGCGCTGGCGACCGAAAGCCGATCGCTGCACGACTTCGCGATCTGGCGCGAGCAGGTCGGGACGGTGGACCACCTGGGCGCGGCGATCGCCTTCGTGCGCAACCTCGCCACCGAGGACCGGCGGGTGGAGCCGGTGCGGGGAGCGGAGATCACGGCCAGCGCGTTCCGGCTGCTGGGGACGGCGCCGGTGCTGGGCCGCACGCTGACGGAGCAGGACGAGCAGCCGGCGGCTCCGCCGGTGGCCGTCATCGGCCACGCGCTGTGGAAGACGCGCTTCGCGGGCGACCCGGGGGTGGTGGGCCGCACGGTGAAGCTGGGCACCGCCACCGCGACGATCGTCGGGGTGATGCCGGAAGGCTTCGGCTTCCCCGTGAGCCAGCGCATCTGGACGCCGCTGCGCGTGGACGGATCCACGCTCGCGCCGCGCACGGGGCCGGCCGTGTCGATCTTCGGCCGCCTGGCCCCCGGCGCGTCGCTCGACGATGCGCGGGCCGAGCTGGGCGTCATCGGGGCGCGCATGTCGGCCAGCCATCCGGAGACGCACCGGCACCTGAGGCCGCGAGTCACCACGTACGCCAGGCCGCTCACCGAGGGCGGCCCGGGGCTCATGATCCGGAACGTGCTGTACCTCGTGAACGGCATCTTCCTGACGCTGCTGGCCATCGTCTGCACCAACGTGGCCACGCTCGTGTTCGCCCGGACCGCCACGCGCGGCTGGGAGATCGCGGTGCGGACCGCGCTCGGGGCCAGCCGCGGCCGCGTCGTCACGCAGCTGTTCATCGAGGCCCTGGTGCTGGCCGCCGTCGGGGCGACGCTCGGGCTGGTGGTCGCGAAGCTCGCGCTGCGCTGGGGGCTGGGCCTGCTGGCCGGCAGCGAGGGGATGCCGTACTGGATCGACGACGGCCTGTCGTGGAGAACCGTGCTGTACGCGGCGCTGCTCACGGTGTTCGGCGCCGCGATCGTCGGCGTCCTGCCGGCGCTGCGGGTCACGAAGGTCAACGTGCAGGACGCGCTTCGCAGCGAGGGCGCGGCGCGCTCCGGGCTCCGCTTCGGGGGCTTCTGGACCACGGTGATCGTCGCGCAGGTCGCGATCACCGTCGCGCTGCTCCCGCTCGCCGCCGGCGGCGTGTTCGAGTCCAACCGGTTCCGGCAGAGAGCGGAAGGGATCGGCGCGGAGAGGTACCTGACCGCGAGCGTGGACATGGACCGCGAGGACTACGGGGCCGATTCGGCCGCGTTCGCCGCGCGCGCGCGCCTCAGCTTCGACGAGCTGGAACGGCGGCTCGGCGCGGAGCCGGGCGTCGAGCGCGTCGCGTTCGCCGACCGGCTGCCGGTGGAGGACCAGTTCAAGTACCAGATCGAGGTCGACACGGCGGCCGGCGCCCCCGCGGCCGGCCTGCGCACGAGCACGCTCGTGCACGTGTCCCGCGGCTTCTTCGCCGCCTTCGGCACGTCGGTGGCCGCCGGCCGGGACTTCGAGCCGCTCGACTTCGAGACCGGCCGCGTGATGATCGTGAACGAGTCGTTCGCGCGCCACGTGCTGGGCGGCCGCAACCCGGTCGGTCAGCGCGTCCGCATCGTGGGCGGCGAGGACGACAGCGTCGCCGGCGAGGACTGGTACGAGGTCGTGGGCATGGTCAGGGACTTCGGCTGGCAGCTGCCCCGGCCGCCCGAGCAGTCGGCGATGTACCGCCCGCGCCTGCCGGCGCCGGGCGCCGGCATGAGCCTCGCCGTGCGGCTGCGCGATCCGGAATCGTTCGCCGCGCGCCTGCGCACGGTCGCCGCCGAGGTCGATCCCATGATCCGGCTGACCGACGTCCAGCCGCTCGCCAGGGTGGGGGGCGGGGAGGCGGCGTCGAACTGGGCGCTGACCTCGGTGGCCTGGCTGATCGGGTTCGTCGTGCTGCTGCTGTCGGCGACGGGCATCCATTCGCTGATGTCGTTCACCGTCGCGCGGCGGACGCGCGAGATCGGCATTCGCGCCGCGCTCGGCGCGAGCCCGGGCCGCATCGTGGCCGGCATCTTCTCGCGCGCGTTCCTGCAGATCGGCGCGGGGCTGCTCGTCGGCAGCGGACTGGCCGCGCTGGCGGGCCTCGGATCGACGCGCCAGGTCCTGCTCCTCCTCGCCGCGGACGGCATCATGCTGGTCGTGGGGCTCACGGCGTGCGCGGTGCCCCTGAGGCGCGCGCTCAGGATCGACCCGACGGAGGCCTTGAGGGCGGAAGGCTGA